A single genomic interval of Gossypium raimondii isolate GPD5lz chromosome 11, ASM2569854v1, whole genome shotgun sequence harbors:
- the LOC105803089 gene encoding GTP-binding protein BRASSINAZOLE INSENSITIVE PALE GREEN 2, chloroplastic, with translation MIFRARNLSPSNLIPLSSLALFFTKPSFTSTTLISPLLPANTPQIPNKFSHLIFFTNHFSSQSTATTSATKKLQKHLQKQEPSSPKPLTLNRDGNYDDGTPYNVVCPGCGVHMQDSDPKLVGFFIKPPTKTKDPTLKTSSRHLVPVSTEPEFTAFLKKGLILEKKRESPDLEEENLDKEMPEKPVVCARCHSLRHYGKVKDPTMENLLPEFDFDHTVGRRLGSVSGGRSVVLMVVDASDFDGSFPRKVAKLVSDVTEENYSAWKQGKSGNVPRVVLVVTKIDLLPSSLSPTRFEHWARQRAREGGASKIAKLHFVSPVKDWGVKNLVDDVVEMAGPRGTVWAVGAQNAGKSTLINAIGKCVGGKIGFLTEAPVPGTTLGLVRVEGVLPGQAKLFDTPGLLQPHQMTTRLTREEQKLVYISKELKPRTYRIKAGNTVHIAGLMRLDIDESSVESLYVTVWASPYLPLHMGKTENAQRILEDHIGHQLQPPIGEQREGQLGSWVRKEFHISGNSWESSSVDIAAAGIGWFAIGLKGEAVLGVWTYEGVGVVLRNALLPHRAQLFEEAGFTVSKIVSKADQTLNKSQKQIEKKKRSDQKTAIAAEV, from the exons ATGATCTTTAGAGCCAGAAATCTTTCTCCGTCGAATTTGATACCCCTTTCTTCTCTTGCCCTTTTCTTTACCAAACCATCTTTTACTTCAACTACATTGATAAGTCCATTATTACCTGCAAATACGCCCCAAATTCCCAACAAGTTTTCACACCTCATCTTCTTCACCAATCATTTCTCCTCTCAATCTACGGCCACAACTTCAGCAACtaaaaagcttcaaaaacaTCTGCAGAAGCAGGAGCCATCTTCTCCTAAACCTTTGACCCTGAACCGAGATGGAAACTATGATGATGGCACTCCCTACAATGTTGTTTGCCCAGGATGTGGGGTTCACATGCAGGACTCAGACCCTAAGCTTGTTGGGTTCTTCATCAAGCCTCCAACAAAGACCAAGGACCCGACGCTCAAAACAAGTTCCCGCCACTTGGTACCTGTTTCAACAGAACCTGAATTCACAGCGTTTCTCAAGAAAGGTCTGATTTTGGAGAAAAAACGTGAAAGTCCTGACCTTGAAGAAGAAAACCTAGATAAAGAAATGCCTGAAAAGCCTGTGGTTTGTGCTAGATGTCACTCATTGCGCCACTATGGCAAGGTGAAGGATCCAACGATGGAGAACTTATTGCCAGAATTTGATTTTGATCATACAGTCGGGAGGAGATTGGGATCAGTTTCAGGAGGTCGGTCGGTGGTGTTAATGGTGGTTGATGCATCAGATTTTGATGGATCATTTCCAAGAAAAGTGGCAAAACTTGTATCTGATGTAACTGAAGAGAATTACTCAGCTTGGAAACAGGGAAAATCCGGAAATGTGCCTAGGGTTGTGCTTGTAGTTACTAAGATTGATCTTTTACCTAGCTCATTGTCACCTACGCGATTTGAGCATTGGGCAAGGCAGAGAGCGAGGGAAGGTGGAGCTAGCAAGATTGCAAAATTGCATTTTGTGAGTCCTGTGAAGGATTGGGGGGTGAAAAACTTGGTGGATGATGTCGTGGAGATGGCAGGGCCTAGAGGTACTGTGTGGGCAGTGGGTGCCCAAAATGCTGGAAAGAGTACATTGATCAATGCCATTGGCAAGTGTGTTGGTGGGAAGATTGGTTTCTTAACAGAGGCACCGGTGCCTGGGACAACTTTGGGCCTAGTAAGAGTGGAAGGGGTGCTGCCAGGACAGGCAAAGTTATTTGATACTCCAGGGCTTTTACAGCCACATCAGATGACGACTAGGTTGACAAGGGAGGAGCAGAAGCTTGTCTATATTAGTAAGGAGCTGAAACCAAGGACGTATAGAATCAAG GCTGGTAACACAGTTCATATTGCTGGATTAATGAGGTTGGACATTGACGAGTCATCTGTGGAATCACTATATGTTACGGTTTGGGCATCCCCTTATCTACCATTACACATGGGGAAAACTGAAAATGCACAAAGAATACTAGAGGATCATATTGGTCATCAGTTACAG CCACCAATTGGAGAGCAACGAGAAGGACAGCTTGGCAGTTGGGTGAGAAAGGAATTCCATATTTCGGGTAATAGCTGGGAATCGAGTTCAGTGGACATTGCTGCTGCTGGTATTGGTTGGTTTGCTATTGGACTTAAAGGAGAGGCAGTTTTAGGGGTTTGGACCTATGAAGGAGTTGGCGTTGTTCTTCGCAATGCTTTGCTTCCTCATAGAGCACAGCTTTTCGAAGAGGCTGGATTCACAGTCTCTAAAATCGTGTCCAAGGCTGACCAAACTTTGAATAAGTCACAGAAGcaaattgaaaagaagaaacgAAGTGACCAGAAAACAGCCATAGCAGCTGAAGTTTAA